DNA sequence from the Nitrospinota bacterium genome:
AGCATTATAAAGATTGGCACCGGTCATATCTGAATTCTTTATCCTGGAATTCACTACATTTGAACTATTTAAATGCGCATCCTTTAATATCGCACCAGATATATCCGCCCCATTTATATTCGAATAACTAAGTTTAACCCCAGATAGATTTGTATTTATTAATTTCGCATCCGTAAGATTTACACCCAACAAATTTGCATCAGTCAGGTTTGTATCCGTCAGGTTTGCTCCTGTAAGATCTGATCTTCTAAGATTCGCATCCGTTAGATTGGCACCACTCAAATCCGCTCCTTTAAGATCAAAACTAATCAATTCAATCCCTGTCAAATCACAACCTGGACACGACTTAGTATTTTCTAGTTTGGTTAAATTTGCCTGCACTTCATCGGAGTATTTGGAACAACCTGATAATGAAAGTAAGGAAATAAAGGCGAGAAAGATTGATAAATAGAAAGGCGTTTTAAGAAAAGATAACTTATCGATATAGTTAAACATTCAAAAACCTATAATGATAAAGATAAATGTCCAAATATAGGGAACCACTTGTTAATAAATACCCGACCCAAATTGATTACCTGTAAAACTTTTGGCAAGACATCTTTGCTGGAAAAAGAACACCTAAACCTTTGATATTAATTGCACTAATTTATTCATAGGACTTCCATAATTTTTGGTGGAAGTTTTGATGGTTAAAAGATTAGATATGTTGCATAACCCCTAAAATGCCATTTTCCCTTGATATGACTGGACTTGGGAAAATATGAGGTGATTTCAAGTCCCTTGCGCCTACCAATTCCGCCACCCCGGCTTAGGTGTTCGCATTTGAAAATATTCCGGCTGGAATTGGAACCGCCGGAACCCGCACGTGACGAATGTCAACAGTTTCCATTAAAAATTCCAACCGCCATCATGGCCAGTTTTTTTGATTTATGTCCCCGACCCGCATTGTATCTGCCACCATTTCCATCATAGAATGAAGTCCTCAAACCGTGTGGATGAAATTTTGATGAGAGGATCTTTACGTTGAGGGACCCTAAAAGAATTCTACAAAAACTGCTGGGTCTGGAAGTGGAGGTCGAACCTTTCGCCGAAACAGGTGAACCGCTGGAACAAACGGTCGAAACCTTTCGGGATGTGGTCAAATGCCGTAAAATTCGCGACCATGTGCGGGAACAGTTCGGCATCAACCTGGCACTTTCGCCAGAGATGTTTTACAAACTTCTCGATATCCCGCAGATCAATTATATTGAAACCACCAAACGGGACCTGGAAGTGGAAACCGTCTCTTTAAAAGATACCCGCCATCCCGATGCCCCTGTCACCATCGCGAATTTAAACTCGGTTTTGAGAGAACTATATGCCAACCTTTTTCTCTTCAAAGAACGGATCAACAAGGATTTCCCCAATGCTGTTCTAATCAACGAAATGCGCGCGGAACATATTGACCGGGTGCATCAGCTTGTCAAATCGATTTCTGTCTTGCATGGCAACCTGACCGGGTATCTGCTCACAAGCTGGAAAGCAAGCCGAATCGAAAAAGACTTCCTGTCAATGTTCCCCAATTCGACCCAGGCCCACCCTCTCAGGAGAACCTTTCCGCTCGTTGAACATGAGCTGGAACTCTATCGCGAAATCCTGAAAGCTCAAAAAAAGTGGGAACCTTTAAAGCTTAACCTGTTTTCCGTGATTCAACACCCCCACGGTATTACCGGACTGCTCGAAAATATTCAGGAAATGGGCAACCGGTTGTGGCAGATCATCTATCAGAGTTCTGAAATCCGGCAATGTGTGGAATTGGCAGGAATAGACTTTGGTGATATCGCGCCATTGTTCGACAACGAACAAGTCGCATTAAATCCTCTCGGCTAGCGGCGAACCGCCGCTGGCTACTCGCGTCGGGCCAATCCCCTCTAGCGAGGGAGG
Encoded proteins:
- a CDS encoding pentapeptide repeat-containing protein, translating into MFNYIDKLSFLKTPFYLSIFLAFISLLSLSGCSKYSDEVQANLTKLENTKSCPGCDLTGIELISFDLKGADLSGANLTDANLRRSDLTGANLTDTNLTDANLLGVNLTDAKLINTNLSGVKLSYSNINGADISGAILKDAHLNSSNVVNSRIKNSDMTGANLYNA